In Phycisphaerae bacterium, the genomic stretch ACTGCCTCATCGGGCACGGGCCGCCAAGATTCTGGCAGCCGGCACAGGACGGCGGCAAAGAGGGCTCGGACGCTGCCCCCTTCCCGGCCGCGAAAACGCTCAGCTTCTTCTCCAGCTCTTTCTTTCCGCATTTGGGACAGACCAGAGCCTGCTCCTCCGCGTCAGACCGGACCAGCCGGCCGAACTCGTGCCGGCATTTCAGACATCGATACTCGTAGATCGGCATAGTCGCTCCATTGCGGGCAAGTCATCTCATCGGCCAGTATAGGTGTGCCCGGGGAAGGTTGCAAGGCGACTGCCCGCCTGATCCGCGGAAGACACGACCATGACAAGCTGCGGGCGGTGCGTGTCTGCATTGTCACGGGGCGGTGCCTTGCTCACAATCGTCTGCGGCGCACGGGCCTGAACTTGGCTCCCAGGCGTTTAGGGGCCGTCGAGACATTTGCTGCCGGCGCGTCGACCGACGCCTCCGGCTTGGCGGCGATGGCGAAAGCGGAGTGCTGCTCCGGGGGCGGCGACGGCTCGAAGCCTTCCATTTGCTCGCAGGGAATCTCCCTGTTGATCAGCTTCTCGATCTCGGTGAGCTGTTTGCCCTCTTCGCGGGTCACAAAGGTCAAAGCCTCTCCGAAGCAGCCCATGCGAGCCGTGCGGCCGATGCGGTGAACATAGCCGAGCGGGTCATCGGGAATGTCATAATTGATGATGTGGGTTATGCCCTGAACGTCGATGCCTCGGGCCGCCAGGTCGGTGGCGACCAACACGTGGATCGCATGCTTTCGGAATCGCGACATCACCCGGTCCCGCTTGGCCTGAACGAGATCGCCGTGGATTTCCCTGGCGTTGATGCCGTCGCCGTTGAGCCGCTTTGCCAACTTGCGGACCGCGTGCTTGGTGTTGCAGAAAACGATGGCCAGCTTGGGCTTCCTGGAATCGAGCACGGTTCTCAAGAGCCGGTACTTGTCCCAGCGGTCCACCGTGTAGAAGGACTGCCGCACCTCATCCACGGTCATCTTGTCCTGGGAGACGTTGACCTCGACCGGGTCGGTCATGTACTGCTCGGCAAGGCGTTTGATCTCATCGGTCATGGTGGCCGAGACGAGGATGGTCTGGTGGGCGGTTTTGACCTGCGAGAGGATCCGCTTGATATCGTCGCGGAAACCGATGTCCAGCATCCGGTCGACTTCGTCCAACACGACAAAACGAATGCCGCTGAACGAGAGGATTCGGCGATCCAGGAAGTCCATCACGCGGCCCGGGGTGCCAACCACAAAATGCGGCTTGCGGCCCAGGAGGTGAACCTGCTGACGGATTCGCTGTCCACCGTAGACGGGTACGACGCGTAAGCCTGAGGTCTCGGCCAGGCG encodes the following:
- a CDS encoding zinc ribbon domain-containing protein, encoding MPIYEYRCLKCRHEFGRLVRSDAEEQALVCPKCGKKELEKKLSVFAAGKGAASEPSLPPSCAGCQNLGGPCPMRQ
- a CDS encoding DEAD/DEAH box helicase, which encodes MATAFACLEMRKHHEPPAAFAELGIQTPFLSALQRMGFSRPTEIQQRLIPLALAGRDVLGQARTGTGKTAAFGLPLLQLAKPAEGLQGLVLVPTRELAVQVAAEMLRLAETSGLRVVPVYGGQRIRQQVHLLGRKPHFVVGTPGRVMDFLDRRILSFSGIRFVVLDEVDRMLDIGFRDDIKRILSQVKTAHQTILVSATMTDEIKRLAEQYMTDPVEVNVSQDKMTVDEVRQSFYTVDRWDKYRLLRTVLDSRKPKLAIVFCNTKHAVRKLAKRLNGDGINAREIHGDLVQAKRDRVMSRFRKHAIHVLVATDLAARGIDVQGITHIINYDIPDDPLGYVHRIGRTARMGCFGEALTFVTREEGKQLTEIEKLINREIPCEQMEGFEPSPPPEQHSAFAIAAKPEASVDAPAANVSTAPKRLGAKFRPVRRRRL